The nucleotide window GTCGACGGCGGCGATGCCGGTCGCCGCGCGGAGCTCGGCGGCGACGGCCTCGGCGACCTCGCGGGGCGGCCGGCCGGCGGGCTTGGCCAGCCGCATGGCCACGTTGGTGGCGTAGTCGCCGTGCTCGGGGTTCTTCGGCCGGTCGATCACGACCGCGTCGGGGACGTCGACCGCGAGCGTGCCGCGCTCCACGGCCGCCGCGACTGCGGACCGGACGACGTCGCTGAGCTGCTCGGGTGTCACCGCTCGATCGTACGGAGCAGGGCATCCCACTTCTGACCAGCCCGCTCCGCGTCCCACAGGGTGAGCACGCCGACGACCAGCAGTGGGCGGTCCCCCACAGGCCGGCGACCTACACTCGCTGCCGCCGGACGGGACTCCCGCCCCGGGACGGACGGGGCCCGAGGCCTCACCGGTGAGCAGCGCGTGAGACGCACAGCAGTCAGGAGCGGCAGTGGCCAAGGACCCGAAGGCCCGGAACGGTGGCGCCACCCGTGCCGGCGCGACCGGCGGCAAGGGCCGTACCCGGCCGCCGGTGAACGTCGTCTCCCCCCAGCGTCCCTGGGGCCTGATCGCCGCCGCCGTGGCCGTGGCCGTCTTCGCCGTCGCCGTCCTGGGCTACGCGGTGATCAGCGTCAACCGGGCCAACGCCGACAAGGTGACCTCGGCCGACCAGATCCCCGGCATCGCCACCTTCGACTACGCCGGCGCCCAGCACGTCACGACGCCGGTCACCTACACCGAGTCGCCCCCGGTCGGCGGCCCGCACGACAACGAGTGGGCCGACTGCACCGGCACCGTCTACGACGTCGACATCCGGCACGAGAACGCCGTCCACAGCCTCGAGCACGGCGCCGTGTGGATCACCTACAACCCGGACACCATCGCCGACGGCGACCTCGACGTGCTCAAGGGCCTGGTCGAGGGCCGCGGCGGGATGCTGATGTCCCCCTACGTGGGCCTCAAGTCCCCGATCAGCCTGCAGTCCTGGAACCACCAGCTGTTCGTCGACTCCGCCACCGACAAGCGGGTCGAGCAGTACGT belongs to Modestobacter sp. L9-4 and includes:
- a CDS encoding DUF3105 domain-containing protein, which produces MAKDPKARNGGATRAGATGGKGRTRPPVNVVSPQRPWGLIAAAVAVAVFAVAVLGYAVISVNRANADKVTSADQIPGIATFDYAGAQHVTTPVTYTESPPVGGPHDNEWADCTGTVYDVDIRHENAVHSLEHGAVWITYNPDTIADGDLDVLKGLVEGRGGMLMSPYVGLKSPISLQSWNHQLFVDSATDKRVEQYVDFMVLNNEFTPEPGATCENPNFISNPLVVGDQTRVGGGTGAVPSDAPVSGTPAP